From a region of the Vanrija pseudolonga chromosome 2, complete sequence genome:
- the GUP1 gene encoding Glycerol uptake protein 1 — protein sequence MLRARTPTASPRTSPPPPLSPTRLRASRSSSAASTMIPSHRGPHGAFEVVDPASHADHKNCNVTDLTVSTPGNTRRATDEPPPPRWRTPEFYAYYVLFVLVVPLLVYWPMRLSTSSNQNYWTYAHKLSPGWMYGRQVDASDGQYRNFRNNLGSLALLSIAFLVPSHLVRRAGWSDADKRARFIAAFALVMLTVLHGVGVFKVLAILVGNYYAAKATKPPGIERFWPAIVIVANMAILFANWKFDGYKFGALHSALGDLDALTGILPRWHIGFNITMLRIVSFAVDYHWRAAPPSSPPTDHRGRTGSSLQESDYNLVNFIAYALYPPLYIAGPILTFQDFMWQLHRPLDITTRERISYAVRFVFCLLTMESILHTMYVTAIKDTRAWQGASPADLSMIGFWNLVIVWLKLLIPWRFFRLWSLFDGIDPPENMIRCVANNFSTLGFWRSWHRSYNLWVVRYIYIPLGGAKNMILATLTVFTFVALWHDLSFKLLAWGWLVSLFILPELIGRFLVPASKYGGEWWYRHVAAAGGVVNILLMMSANLVGFVLGVEDMLHLVYELISTWNGWAFFIFASSCLFVGVQVMFEYREEEARRGIDRRC from the exons ATGCTTCGCGCGAGG ACACCGACTGCCTCGCCCCGcacatcgccgccgccgcccctaTCGCCCACCCGCCTGCGCGCATcccgctcctcgagcgcagcgagcaccaTGATCCCCTCGCATCGCGGCCCGCACGGCGCgttcgaggtcgtcgaccccgcgtCGCACGCCGACCACAAGAATTGCAACGTGACCGACCTGACCGTCTCGACGCCGGGcaacacgcgccgcgcgaccgacgagccgccgcccccgcgctgGCGCACGCCCGAGTTCTACGCCTACTACGTGTTGTTTGTTCTCGTCGTGCCGCTGCTCGTCTACTGGCCCATGCGACTAAGCACAT CGAGTAACCAGAACTACTGGACGTACGCACACAAGCTGTCCCCTGGGTGGATGTATGGGCGCCAGGTG GACGCAAGCGACGGACAGTATCGCAACTTCCGCAACAACctgggctcgctcgccctcctctccATCGCGTTCCTTGTCCCCTCGCATCTGGTCCGCAGGGCGGGCTGGAGTGACGCCGACAAGCGTGCGCGGTTCATCGCGGCGTTCGCCCTTGTCATGCTCACAGTCctgcacggcgtcggcgtgttcAAGGTGCTCGCGATCCTCGTGGGCAACTACTacgcggccaaggcgacAAAACCGCCTGGTATCGAGCGTTTCTGGCCcgccatcgtcatcgtcgccaaCATGGCCATCCTGTTCGCCAACTGGAAGTTTGACGGATACAAGTTTGGCGCGCTGCACTCTGCccttggcgacctcgacgcgctgacTGGCATCCTGCCCCGCTGGCACATTGGCTTCAACATCACCATGCTGCGGATCGTGAGCTTCGCCGTCGACTACcactggcgcgccgcgccgccgtcgtcgcccccaACAGATCACAGAGGACGGACGGGCTCGTCGCTTCAAGAGTCAGACTACAACCTCGTCAACTTCATCGCGTATGCCCTGTACCCGCCGCTCTACATCGCCGGCCCGATCCTCACGTTCCAGGACTTCATGTGGCAGCTGCACCGCCCGCTCGACATCACCACGCGCGAACGCATCTCGTATGCCGTTCGGTTCGTGTTCTGCCTACTCACGATGGAGAGCATCCTCCACACGATGTACGTCACGGCCATCAAGGACACGCGCGCGTGGCAGGGCGCCAGCCCGGCCGACCTCAGCATGATTGGTTTCTGGAATCTGGTCATCGTTTGGCTGAAG CTCCTCATCCCGTGGCGCTTCTTCCGCCTCTGGTCGCTGTTCGACGGTATCGACCCACCAGAGAACATGATCCGCTGCGTCGCAAACAACTTCTCGACCCTCGGCTTCTGGCGCTCGTGGCACAGAAGCTACAACCTTTGGGTTGTCAGGTACATCTACATCCCTCTCGGTGGCGCGAAGAACATGATCCTCGCGACGCTTACCGTGTTCACGTTCGTCGCGCTGTGGCACGACCTCTCGTTCAAGCTCCTGGCATGGGGCTGGCTCGTCAGCCTGTTCATTCTTCCCGAGCTCATTGGCCGCTTCCTCGTTCCAGCGTCCAAG TACGGTGGCGAGTGGTGGTACCGCCACGTcgcggctgccggcggcgtcgtcaatATCCTCCTCATGATGTCGGCCAACCTCGTGGGCTTCGTCCTCGGTGTCGAAGACATGTTGCACCTGGTGTACGAGCTCATCTCGACATGGAATG